Within the Erigeron canadensis isolate Cc75 chromosome 6, C_canadensis_v1, whole genome shotgun sequence genome, the region TATATTATTTAGTGTGCATGTAACATGTACAACTCGTCATATTTATGGAGAACATGTTAAAGCTTCTGCTTTTTCCGTTGTTTCTAGAAATTGAGTTCAAGTTAGATTCACTAGGCATAGAATTCTTTGAATCTGTTGGGTCTCAGTATAGTAGATGAATGTAAGTTTCTAACGAACTTTTGCCCTTCTCTTGAACAGTTATGGTTTATACTTCCTTTGTAGTTTAGTACTTTAAGTGAACTGCTTTTAGGCTTCTGCCTTGCTTATCCAACCTTTGTTTTTGGGTAGTCCACCTAACATGTGACCGTCAtgagaaataaaaatatttgtatcaGTGAATTCTTTTCCAATTACTCATCCGCTTTTTTTTTAGTTCCGCTCCTTGTCGGATCAAATCTATCGCTCTAGTGAGCACCACAAGCTTGTGAGAGAACAAGTTGTTCGTCAGGTTGGTCGAGTAAACAGATTATTATATTGGTGGCATTGTTATATGCCATTCTTAGCACATCTGGTCTAGGGTAAAGGAAGTGTGACGTTTGTCAGGTGATAGATGGAAACACGTGTGATTTAGATTCATGACATGATGTAGCAACCAACAATGTGAGAGCCTTTGTATAAAAAGAAGACATTTTCTTATGGCAACCTGCTTAAACAAGGTTGTAACTTTTTGTAATACTTTATTAAGACATTATTTCGATGATTGCAAGACACAAGGTTGAGCTTCACATGGGCCAAAAAATTTGTTGTAACTGGACATGAGAATTTGCTTGGTTTGCTCATCGTTGCAACTTACAACCTTGACCACGAATTGTGAGATCAAGccaatataaaaaaacatgggATTAATAGTCTTTTAGAAAAAAGAAATCAAGTGCCACACCTAAATTTAGATTTGGGTTCGGGTGCTTGAGTAATGTTGGCCACCACTGATCATAACTGTTGGCCCTGAGAAGCTAAATGTTTTTGCTTGTAAGAAATTATGTCGTGCAGAAGTTTATAAAAATTGCTTTCATATTTTGAGTAGTGTTTTATTTTCATGCTAAGAGTATCAAGTTTTTGGTTGTTACCTCACATCCTGATTTCAAATAACATATGCTTACAGCCAACATTGTCTTTTCTCTATCATGAGCATAACGTCACACTTCCTCTAGCCTACTCGTGATGCGCCTTTGCAAGATTTGATGTTGACAATCTTCTATTTTTTGTATCAGCTCAAGTGTCATCCGGAATTGTATGCGGCTTATGTTCCCATGGCCTATGATGAGTACTTAAAGAAAATCAGCACGTACATTACCTGTTTACTCTGGCATTGACTATGCACTtcttttctattatttttaaCATCCAAGTAAAATGCTTACAGGGCTGGCGAATGGGGGGATCATGTAACATTGCAGGCTGCTGCCGATGCGGTAATAACAACCTTTTTTTGCATAACAATTACacaagtttttgtttatctTCTTTTAGAAATTGACTTTGCCAcgttaatattttttataattgcAGTTTGGGGTCAAGATATTTGTGTTAACTTCATTTAAAGATACTTGTTACATTGAGATTCTACCGTTTGCACAAAAGTCAAAGAGAAGTAAGTTTTTggaattcttttcattttagttGACTTTTTGAACCAGGTTTGGATATTtcagtaaaataaaatactaaataaTATCCTTGAGTAACCATTGTCTGCAAGATTAACACATGCATTTGTGGACTCATACTTTATTGTCATATTTGACTTGCCATAAAATTCATACCACGATAATAGTTTTTCTGGTTATTTATCATGCAACGATATTGATAGCGTTAGTAAGTTTTGCTAAATGCTGTGTGGCCTAAATTATGCAGTcatctttttgagtttttgggcTGAGGTGCACTACAATTCAATTTACCCAGAAGGAGGTATGTTTTGTAATCGTTGTTTGAAGTGCTACCTATCTGTTACatgcacacacacaaaaacatcTATTTTAAAGTATATTGAATTTCCTCGAATTGGCAAAGAAAGATTTTCAAGTATTTGAACATCTGGTGTTGTACTAAACTCCCTTCTCACCAAGTTTTTGTATGCAGAGCTGCCAACCATGGAGCccacaaagaagaaaaaatggtGGATGCTTGGGAGTTGATTGGCTTTTGGAGGCAAACAATGTACATAAACATCCAGTGTACCAGAATTAGGATCGTTGTATAGATCTCCagtttgttttaattgttttccATTCTTTGAGTTACTTTTATGACCTTTTAACTAATCGAGCTAGCATTTAGTTATTAGTTCCACTAGAATGAGTTTTGCCGATTATAGAAAGTTGAGTGTTGCGTGTTACTACTACCTCTTCCTTTGCTATCTGAATATGTCTTGtttattaaaagttattatGACTTTTGTGTTGATTTTTTGGCAAATGGGAATTGCAAGCTTAACTTTTTGCgcaataattaaacaaaaaaacattatatattatatatatatatattgccggtagagcaagagaaaagaataaataaaactttagatACTAGCCATTTAAAttaacgagatgggtacccgcgcaatgcggcgacggtggcGGCAACGAGTGGTGCTAGTGAcagtaacgatgtggttattaatctaaaagtaattgacgtaaatggtaatttagttattttatggttaaggaatgtatcttttataaataattttattaaaaatattatagagatattaggtgaaaatattaaaattagttgataaaaaagatagatagtttggataaatatgggtgtaatatattttaaggatatattgggtagTTCTAGTGTATGAGTTagaaatgtgttaaaaattaaaagtattttaaaagTACAGGGTTGAAAAGAGTGGaggatagtttgtttattaatatagtataaatatggatatagatatagataatcaAATCAATCATAGCCTTTGaaagtcaactttgactttTCATATAtggtaagtttttaatgttatttaatatacatgttttaaaaattattaggGGGGTGGGAGTGGTTTCCCCAACTTCAAAATTTCCCAAATTTCTATATCACCATCTTCCAATAAAAATCCTCCACCTCAAACTTCCCCAATTCACCCCAAAACTATGGCGCCACTCACCCCAACCCCAATttccaaatcatcatttttatttccatttatttttactctataaatttaaaacataaaaaaacattcattaataattaaaaaaatacataataatacttggaaaaaaaaacaatgaaactAAAAACAAGTCCAACAGTTATTCGAATGAAAACATTACACGAACGAAACTAAAAAGGGCATTGCCATCCATGTCTTACGGCAATTTCGCGTTTCTCGCTAAGAACGATTTCCAACATCACGGGATCGGTTATATGAGCATCCAAGTCGTTGCACCCGCTTCCCTTGGCTTGTTTCTACAAAAAAAGAATATCATattacaaaactatataattattaacaactacgaacaaaactatataattattaacaactacgaacaaaattatcttatttttaacaactacgaacaaaactatataattattaacaactaccAACAAAACTATCTTATTTttaacaactacgaacaaaactatataattattaacaactacgaacaaaactatataattactaaaaactaagcaaaaactatataattattaataattaagcaaaaactatataattattaaaaactaagcaaaaactatataattactgAAAACTAAGCAAATACTATATAAGTAAGAGTACCGCTTGATTGTATAGCCCGTTGAAGAGACCCATGGTGACGTTCATTTGTTTCCACTTTGGCGTTAACCCATGAATGATCCGTGTGGTCGGGCCGACAAGTGTGGTGTAATGCTCAAGTACACGACGCCAAAAACCATCCGCTTTTTGTTCATTTCCATATTTTTTGCATTCGGAAATTTGAACCCAAGCTTGTGCCAAAGCAACCTCTTGTGCCGGCGTCCAATTTTCACGCTTTGTCTTCGTCTTTTTCCCGCAATCTTGGACTTCTTGCACGTCATCATCTTTTTGAACATCGTCTTGTTGGGTTTCCGCTACAATTTCAACTTCTTCGTCATCTTGATGAACATCTTCTTCGATCGGAATAAAATCGTTCATTCTAGCCATGTTTAAGAAATGGGTGTTGGTTTGCGAAGATGGGCTTGAACCGTAGCCAAACATTTGTGGAGACGCCGGTTGTGGATAATAAGCGGATGGAGTTGAAGGTTGAGAAAATTGATATGGTGATGGATTAGAATAAGATTGATTTGGAAAAGGTTGAGAATATTGATTTGGAGGAGGTTGAGATGATTGAGAATAAAATTGATTTGGGGGAGGATTATTTGGTGGAGGCATGAATtgatttggatgaaaattggcATGCATTTGTGGATTATTTAGgcgatattttgatttgttgaaaggattttttttggttttcgttGGATC harbors:
- the LOC122604865 gene encoding glutathione S-transferase T3-like; this encodes MARMNDFIPIEEDVHQDDEEVEIVAETQQDDVQKDDDVQEVQDCGKKTKTKRENWTPAQEVALAQAWVQISECKKYGNEQKADGFWRRVLEHYTTLVGPTTRIIHGLTPKWKQMNVTMGLFNGLYNQAKQAKGSGCNDLDAHITDPVMLEIVLSEKREIAVRHGWQCPF